Genomic segment of Dehalogenimonas alkenigignens:
CGCGGCCATACCGGATCAGATATCGCCCGGCGCCTTTTTATCAGCCCACGGACCGTGGAGGCGCATCGGGCAAATTTGATGCGCAAGCTCGATATGCGCAACCACAGCCAGTTGCTTCGCTACGCCCTCCAGAAGGGAATTATTAGTGCGGAGAACGAAGGTCTGCCGGAAAACCATGATGGTGGCTAGGATGATCATTGTGTCTCCTGTCTCTTACCAGCGCCGAACGAACCGGGGAGGCTAACTTGGGAAACGAACCTGAAGGCAGCGCGGGTACGGACTATCTGCATTCTATCGTTGCCGCAGTAAATGAGTTAAAGACAGATAGCCTGCCGATCCCGATTGCGCTGCTGACCACCGGGTTCAAGGTGGCACAAACAAATTCCGCGTTCCTACAGGCTTTCAACCTTTCCGTGGACCCGGCCTCTAAAGGCGACCTGTTTTTGAACCTGTTTGAGGATGTTGACCTCGCCGATACCTGCCGGAGAGCAATGACTACCGGCCAACCGGGTAACCGCCGCGACAGTCCGTTACTCATCGCCGGGCAACCGGAGCGGGGTATTACTTATTGGGATTGGACGTTCGCCCCGGTTCGGGATAGCAAGGGTCGGTTTGAGGGACTGGTGTGCTCCGCGATCGAGACCACCCAACGGGTGAGGGCGGCCGATACCCTTCAGAAATCATCTGAAGGACTGGAAACGGCGGTGCGTCAGGGAACAGAATCTCTGCGTAGGGTCAACCTTGAGTTGGCCTCCGAAGTCAAGCAGCGGGCTGCCGCTGAAAGCGAACTCAGATCATTATCACGAAGGTTGATCCAGATTCAGGAGGATGAGAGGAGGCGCATTTCTCAAGAACTGCATGATGAGGTCGGCCAAAACCTGACCATGTTGAAAATGGTTCTTGATACCGCTGCCAGGCAGTTAGAGGGAATATCCGCGAGTAGCATTAAAGAAGCCTCAGCTCAAGTCAGCAGGATTATCGCCCAGGTCAGGGATATCTCTATGTTCCTTCACCCCTCGATACTTGAGGTGCTGGGGCTCGAACCAGCGCTCAGGGCTTTGTTTGAGAGACTCCGGGCACAGACCGGTCTCGTTGTGAGTTTCAATTCAGCCTTTGACGATACCCGGCTTAATGCTGACAGCCGGTTGTGCGCCTACCGCACGGTTCAGGAGGCTTTAACCAATATCCTGCGGTATGCCGGAGTAAAGACCGCCAGCGTTTCCCTTTCCGATGAGGGTAATGATGTGCTTCTTTCGATAGCCGACGATGGCATCGGCTTTGACCTGACCGTCCTGAGCGCCGGGCAGACCAACGGATTGACCGGAATGAGGGAACGTGTATCCGCTGTCGGCGGGAAGTTCAATATTACGACCCATCCCGGTGAAGGCACGTTAATCGAAATCGTTCTACCAAACAACGACTCCAATGCTGGTGAATAGCAATTCGTCTCATTTTTGAGCAAATTAACACGCCACTTTAAGTACTTTTACTAATATCACCCGGCGAGACCAGGTGGTATCCTATCTCCAGTTCAATCAATGAATTACCACAACCTATGATTAGAGTTCTACTGGCCGACGACCATGAAATTGTAAGACAAGGCGTCGCGGCTCTCCTGAATTTAGAACCGGACATCCAGGTGATCGGCGGCGCCTCCGGAGGCGAACAAGCGCTTGATATGGTTTACAAGTTGATGCCGGATGTACTGGTTACTGACATCGAAATGCCGGGGTACTCCGGAATTCGCCTCTGCCGAGAAATCCGCAGCCGCGGCCTGGCGACCAAGTGCATTGTTTTGTCGATGCACTCGGCCGAGGAATACGTTCATGGAGCATTCCGCGCCGGCGCCGGCGGGTACGTCACCAAAGAGCGTTCAGTGGAACAGCTTGCCGACGCCATCCGAACGGTGGCGCGTGGCAAGCGTTACCTCAGCCCCCACCTGCCGATCGTCTTTTCCAGCCTGCCCCAACCTTGCTGATACGGTTTCAACACCGGTTCGACGCGGCTGTCAGGTATTTTAAGAACCAGCTTGCCGCTAAACTGCGGACTTCATCCAGTTTTCCCGGTTCTTCAAAAAGGTGGGAAGCTCCCGCTACTATGACCAGCTCTTTAGCCGTGTTCAACCTTTCCAGTGCCAGGTTGTTCAGGGGAATAACATCCGTATCTTTACTGCCGACAATTAGCATTGTTGGGCATCTCACCGCCGGCAGGCAGCGCAGCGCCAGGTCCGGCCTGCCGCCTCGGGATACCACAGCCCTGACGGTATCGCTGCGCTGGCTGGCAGCGCACAGGGCGGCGGCGGCGCCGGTGGAAGCGCCGTAAAATCCGATCGGTAATTTGCAGTAATCCGGATGGGTTCTTACCCAATCGGTGGCTGACAGCAGGCGCCGTGTCAGCAATTCGATATTGAAGCGGAATTCGGCTGTAACCCGATCCACCGCTTCCTCTCCCGGTGTCAGCAGGTCGAAGAGCAGGGTCCCGAACCCGACGCTTCTCAGAGCGGCGGCAACCCACCGGTTGCGTGAACTTTTCCTTGATGAACCACTACCGTGGGCGAATATGACCATACCATCCGGTTTCGCCGGGAGGCACAGATCACCTGAAAGGTAACCACGGTCGGACGGTATATTTATCAGGCACTCGCCTTCATCCATAATGCCACTCATTCAGAACTATGAGAACGAATAATATGTTCCAACAGCGCCTTTCTTATACCATTTTATTCTGATTGGGGTTTTCCCGCCACAAACTGCTATAATCTGCCCTCGGTTTCTCAATGGGAGGCGAATGTTCAACAACTGGAGGAGTTCGACAAGATTGGCGGCGGTTGCCCTGGTCGCCGTGACGGCCGCCTGGGGCGCTACCTTTGTTGTCGTCCAGGACGCGGTCTCCAAAGTTCCGGTCATGGACTTCCTGGCCGTCAGGTTCTGCGTGGCTGCGGCTGCAATGCTGGCTCTTCGCCCTATGGCTTTGCGGAAAATGGGGAAGGAGGGCTACATAAGGTCGGTTTGGCTTGGCCTGGCGCTCGGTCTCGGCTACATTACCCAGACTTACGGCCTGCAGCATACATCCGCATCAGTTTCCGGTTTTATCACCGGTATGTTTGTGGTGCTGACTCCGGTTATTTCATGGTTAGTTCTTGGGCGTAAGACCGGCCCCAATGTATGGCGTGCAGTGCTGTTGGCGACCCTGGGTCTGGCCATTCTTTCGGTTCGGGGCGGTTCAGCCGGTATCGGCGAACTCCTGACTCTACTCTGCGCTGTGTTATTTGCCCTCCACATCGTCGGTTTGGGCGAATGGTCTTCGAAGCACGACATCTACGGCTTGGCACTGCTGCAAATTGCCTTCGTTGGAGGATTGTGCCTGGCGGCGGCTGTGCCCAACGGCTTGACCCTGCCGCCGGACGCCGGGGTTTGGGGCGCGGTGGCGCTGACGGCACTGGTGGCAACCGCCTTCGCCTTCATCATCCAAACCTGGGCCCAGTCATTGATGAGTCCAGCCAGAGCCGCGGTAATTATGACCATGGAACCGGTATTCGCTGGATTTTTTGCCGTGCTACTTGCCGGAGACCAATTGACTCTCCGCATAATCCTAGGCGGCATGCTAGTCCTGGCAGCCATGATTCTTACTGAAGTTAAACCCGGCACCAGTCTGAAACGCCTGGAAATCTGAGGAACCTACACAATCCAGATATCCTGAGGTTCCGCTTCAAAGGTATTTAGACAATCGCTGCAGCTGAATACGACGCGAGAAAGTCTTGAACCCCATCTTTCAAAACGGGAAATGTATGCCCGCCCGTTGTCTCTGGGGCAGTAAGCCATCATCGTATATCGGTATTTGGTGTCAGGATCAACCAGAGACACGTGACCGCTGGCGAAGAGCTTTTCAACTTTCACCGTATCTTTCACCGGTTCCATAGCGTTCGCCTCCCTAAGTATTCCGATAGATAATATATTCCTGCCCTGCAGTGACCGCAAGAGAACTATTGGCTCTACCGCCGCCGTAAAACAACCCTGGCCGGGGCCCCGTCACCGTCCCGGATTTTCATCGGCAGGCAGATCAGATCGTACATGCCCGGGGTAATCATGGATAGGTCAAGACCTTCTAAGATCCAGATGCCCGCATCAAGCAGACTGCGATGAACATCATAAGCATCAGGCTCGATGGGGCCGATTGACGGGCTGTCGATACCGACCAATCCGATCTCTTTTTCGACCAGATATTGCCCCGCTTCCGGGGTGATGTAGCGATAATCTCTATTGAACTTTCCCGCCGCCGGCAATCCCACGGTATTCGTCTTTAAGATCAGCCTTTTACATGCTCCTATCCGGCATTTCTGAAACATCAGGGGCGTAACCGGCTCTCCACCTGTTAACTCTATAACCTGAGCTGGCCCGATCAGCAGATCAAGAGGCGCCCGGTCAACTGACAAACCAGTTTCGATAAAATGCCGGGGGGCGTCCAGGTGAGTACCGGAATGAAGGCTCATTGAAATAGATGAAAGGTTATACGGCGCGCCGTTCCGGATCTGCCGGACAGGGGTGATCTCGACATTTGGATCGCCCGGCCAAACGCCCATCTCATGGTCCAGGATCATTGAAATATCAACCCATGACTCTGCTCTGTTAGATTGTACCGGCATAGCGTTCTCCAAGTTTATTTATATTGTATCAGACCCGGTGTCCGTTCGGCTGGGCGGGCTAAATCTGTATTATCTTAAACGGTGTCAGTTAAGGTATAATTACGCCGCTTATGTCTTGCCAGGTTTATTACCGAAAATGGCGCCCGCAGCGGCTTTCTGAAGTGGTCGGCCAGGAGCCGATAACCCGCACTCTGCTATCCGCTTTGAATCAACGCCGTTTGGCTCAGGCTTACCTTTTCTGCGGACCCCGGGGCACGGGTAAAACCTCCACCGGGCGCATCTTAGCCAAGGCGGTCAACTGCCTGAGCAATGAAGGCGCCGGCGAACCGTGCAACACCTGTTCCATGTGCCGGGCTATCACCGACGGCCGGGCCATGGATGTGATCGAGATCGATGCCGCGTCTAACACCGGCGTCGATGATATCCGCGAACTTAAAGAGCGCGTCAACTACGCCCCGGCCGAAGCCCGCTTCAAGGTCTATATCATCGACGAGGTCCATATGCTGTCGACGAGCGCGAGCAACGCGCTTCTGAAGACGTTGGAGGAGCCGCCGCCGCGAGTCATATTCATCCTCGCGACGACCGAACTGCATAAGATATTGCCTACTATCATGTCCCGCTGCCAGCGCTTCGATTTCCGCCGGCTTTCCGCCAAAGACATCGCCGGCAAACTCTCGGAAGTGGCTGCCGCCGAAGGCATCGACATCAGCGAATCCGCGGTAGCCATGCTGGCCCGGGCCGCCGGCGGCGCCCTGCGCGACGCTGAGAACCTGCTCCAGCAGGTTGCCACGGTCCGCGGCGGCCATATCGGTCTTAAAGATGTCCAGTCATCGCTGGGCCTCACCGGCGACGACCGGTCCGGAAAACTTCTGGCCGCTATTGCGACCGGTGACGCCGCCGCCGGGCTGCGCCTGTTGCACGGCGTAGCCGCCGACGGCGTCGACCTGAAGCAATTCAATCGAGAACTGGTCGAGCGATTACGCCAGTTGCTCATGGTCAAAGCCGGTTCCGCCGATGCCGCAGGGCTGAGTGACAATGAACTGGCCGAGACTAAAGCTCTAGCCGCTGCCACGACCATCGAACAGATATTGAAAGCATTGAAAGGCTTTTCCGCCCTATCCGCCGGAACCGATATGGGCACTCCGCTGGCCATGGAAATGGCTCTTGTTGACGCGACGATAAAACCATCGCCTGCCGAAAAAATCGTCGAAGTTAAGCCTGGTAGAGCCGAACCGGCGCAACTACCGGTCAGGAAAGTTGAGCCCGCCGCTAAACCTGCCGAAGTGACCTCGCCGTCACCACCAAAGGAAAGTGTTCGGCAATCTAAAGGGGAACCGGTTGCACCGATTCAACCCGCTGCCGCGGCCACACCTGTATCCGCCGACCTGCCGCTGGTTCCAGTCAGTCCTGTGGCCATCCAGCCGAAGGATTCCCAGCCTTCCCCTGGCGCTAAAGAACGAATGGTTGATGAAGTTCCGCCCCCGGTGAATGAGCCGAAACTGACCGGAGCGCCGGTAACGACGCTCGAAGAATTGCAAGATCAATGGCCCCAAATACTGACTCAAGCGCCGCCAAGGCTGCGTCGGTCGACGGCGCTGGCCATCCTGAGATCTGCGGGCATCGTCCAGCCTGTCAGCTTCAACAATGGCACGATCACCCTGTCCTTCAAATTCGCCGTCCATATGAACAAGATCAATGAACCCGAAAACAAGAAAATTACTGCGGAAATACTCTCGGCTTGCGTCGGGGCGCCGTGCCAGGTGGCTTGTGTTTTTGACCAGGTAAGCAACCATCTGGTCAAGGAGGCGCAGAAGAGGGGAGCCGAGATAATAAAAGTGGAGGATAAATGGATTTCTCAAAAGTAAAGCAAGCCATGGAACTGAAACAGCAGCTGGATAAGATCCAGAAAGAACTGGCCAAAATTATCGTCGAAGCTGAGCGGGGGCCGGTCAAAGTCACCGCCAACGGCCAACAGAAGCTAATTTCGATAACCATCAACCCGGAAGCGGTCATCCCGGCCAAAACCAAGCAACTGGAAGATAACATCCTGAAAACCATAAACGACGCCATGGAAAAGGCTAAAAAGGAATCGTCCAAACAAATGGCAGGAATGATGGGCGGAATGGGACTGCCGGGTCTGGGATAGCCGGAGGCGGATTATCATTTTTTCTGGTGTTATTGACACGCTTTTCACAGCCATTTAAGGATGAATATGAAGGAAGCGCCTAAGTCCACCGCCGCAGCTGTAAACCGCCTGACTGACGTGCTGTCCCGGCTACCGGGAATAGGACCGAAGAGTGCCCAGCGCCTGGCTTACCATCTGCTCAAAGCCTCCGAGGAACAGGTGAGGGAATTATCTGATGCGCTGGTAGCCGTGAAGCAGAAAACGCGGCGCTGCCGGGTATGCTGCAACATCGCCGACGGAGACCTCTGTCTCATCTGTGGCAACCCGGTGAGGGACAGGAGCCGAATCTGTGTGGTTGAGCAACCACAGGATATGCTGACCTTGGAGCACACCGGAGTCTATAAGGGCGTTTACCACGTGCTGCACGGCAACATCTCCCCGGCTGAAGGCGTGGGCAGCGATGATATCTGCATCAGAGAGCTTATGGCTCGCCTCGATGGAAGCGATGTGACGGAAATCATCCTGGCAACAAACGCCAATGTCGAGGGCGAGACCACAGCTATGTACCTGCAGCGTCTGATCAGCCCACTGGGAGTAAAAGTGACCAGGCTGGCGCGGGGCTTGCCCTTCGGCGGCGAGATCGAGTACGCCGACGATGTCACTCTGTCCCGCGCTATGGAGAACCGCCAGGAGTTTTGATCCAAGATGACCGGAACCCAAAAACGGTCGCTCAAGGCCGGCCTTGAGCCCGGGACGCTGATCCACATCGGCGAGCGGCGGGCGGAGAAGACCCGGCTCAGGCTGATTGACTACAATCAGAACCAGCTTTTTGAGCGCGAACTGGAATCAGTCGAGGAAGCCTTCCCTTTCCGGGATACCGCCTCTGTCACCTGGATCAACATCGACGGACTGCACGACACCTCTCTCATAAACCAGCTCGGCGGCCATTTCGGCCTTCACCCGCTGGTGCTGGAAGACATCGTCAACACCGAGCAGCGGCCCAAGATTGAGGACTTCGAGAGCTACCTTTTCATCGTCCTCAAGATGCTTTACCGGGACGAGGACGGAGAGATCGTAGCGGAGCAAGTCAGCCTGGTGCTGGGTCGGAACTACGTATTGTCCTTCCAGGAGGGCGGCGGCGATGCCTTCAATCCGGTGCGGGAAAGGCTGCGGCAGAACAAAGGCACGCTGCGCAAGCAAGGCGCCGACGCTCTGCTTTACGCTCTTGTCGACGCTATCGTCGACAACTACTTCGGTGTTCTGGAAAACTTTGGTGAGGTGTCGGAGAGGATCGAGGAAAACCTGATCGAGGAACAGACATCGGAGCTCCTGGGCGCGATCAAGCGCCTTAAAAGCGAACTGTTATTTTTACGCCGCTCAGCCTGGCCTTTGAGAGAAATGGTCTCCGGTTTGCAACACAGCGAATCCGGCCTCATCTCACCTAATACCCGGCTCTACCTTCGGGATGTCCACGACCATGCTGTGCAGGTCATGGACTCGGTGGAAAACCAGCGCGAGGTGCTCTCCGATATGGTAGATATCTACCTTTCCAACGCCTCCAACCGGATGAACGCTGTCATGAAGGTGCTGACAATTATTTCAACCATCTTTATCCCGCTAACTTTTATTGCCGGGATCTACGGAATGAACTTCGATAACATGCCGGAGTTACGCTGGCGCTGGGGTTATTTCGGCATCCTCGGTGTTATGGCTTTCCTTGGTCTGGCAATGGTCGCTTACTTCAAGCGCAAAAAGTGGTTTTAGTGATTATCGATTACACCGATTTCGAACGTGTCGACATCCGCGCCGGGCGAGTAATTGCCGCCGAGCCGTTCCCAGAAGCCCGCAAACCAGCGTACCGGCTTCATCTGGACTTTGGAGAGCTTGGTGTGAAGCAGTCCAGCGCCCAGATCACCCGGCGTTACGCCTGTGAAGAACTTGTCGGCCGGACATTGCTGGCGGTGGTCAATTTCCCGCCCAGGCGGATCGCCGGCTTTGTTTCCGAGGTGCTGGTGCTGGGCGTCGTTAGCGGAGATGGTGACGTTGTCTTAGTCGCGCCGGATTTCGACGTAGCGCCCGGAGCGCGCCTGCTGTGAGTCTTGCCGACGACATTATCGTCCATCTGAGATCGATGGCCAATCCGGCAAACGCGGCCGGAATGGCCCGTTACGGCATTAAGTCAGACAACACCCTGGGTGTATCCATGCCGGTGCTGCGTACGATGGCTAAGTCATACCGCCGAAACCACGAACTGGCTCTGGCGTTATGGGACTCCGGCATACACGAAGCCCGTATTCTAGCCAGCCTGGTCGACGATCCTAAAAAGGTCACGCCTGAGCAGATGGATCGTTGGACGGCAAGTTTCGACTCCTGGGATATCTGTGACCAGGTAGTGTCTAACCTTTGGGAGACGACGCCCTATGCGTTCGAGAAGGCTGTCGAATGGGTCCGCCGGGAAGAGGAGTTCGTCAAGCGCGCCGGATTCGTGCTGATGGCTCGGCTGGTGGTTGGTGCCAGGAACATCCCTGAAGGTGCCCGGATCGAAGTTTTCTTTGCCGAGATCGAACACGGCGCAGCCGACAGTCGTAACTACGTCAAGAAAGCGGTTAATTGGGCGCTGCGTCA
This window contains:
- a CDS encoding DNA alkylation repair protein; protein product: MSLADDIIVHLRSMANPANAAGMARYGIKSDNTLGVSMPVLRTMAKSYRRNHELALALWDSGIHEARILASLVDDPKKVTPEQMDRWTASFDSWDICDQVVSNLWETTPYAFEKAVEWVRREEEFVKRAGFVLMARLVVGARNIPEGARIEVFFAEIEHGAADSRNYVKKAVNWALRQIGKRSFELNRRAIAVAEKISRSHNPAARWVASDALRELRSPAVQARLQARIR
- the dnaX gene encoding DNA polymerase III subunit gamma/tau, with the translated sequence MSCQVYYRKWRPQRLSEVVGQEPITRTLLSALNQRRLAQAYLFCGPRGTGKTSTGRILAKAVNCLSNEGAGEPCNTCSMCRAITDGRAMDVIEIDAASNTGVDDIRELKERVNYAPAEARFKVYIIDEVHMLSTSASNALLKTLEEPPPRVIFILATTELHKILPTIMSRCQRFDFRRLSAKDIAGKLSEVAAAEGIDISESAVAMLARAAGGALRDAENLLQQVATVRGGHIGLKDVQSSLGLTGDDRSGKLLAAIATGDAAAGLRLLHGVAADGVDLKQFNRELVERLRQLLMVKAGSADAAGLSDNELAETKALAAATTIEQILKALKGFSALSAGTDMGTPLAMEMALVDATIKPSPAEKIVEVKPGRAEPAQLPVRKVEPAAKPAEVTSPSPPKESVRQSKGEPVAPIQPAAAATPVSADLPLVPVSPVAIQPKDSQPSPGAKERMVDEVPPPVNEPKLTGAPVTTLEELQDQWPQILTQAPPRLRRSTALAILRSAGIVQPVSFNNGTITLSFKFAVHMNKINEPENKKITAEILSACVGAPCQVACVFDQVSNHLVKEAQKRGAEIIKVEDKWISQK
- the recR gene encoding recombination mediator RecR, whose translation is MKEAPKSTAAAVNRLTDVLSRLPGIGPKSAQRLAYHLLKASEEQVRELSDALVAVKQKTRRCRVCCNIADGDLCLICGNPVRDRSRICVVEQPQDMLTLEHTGVYKGVYHVLHGNISPAEGVGSDDICIRELMARLDGSDVTEIILATNANVEGETTAMYLQRLISPLGVKVTRLARGLPFGGEIEYADDVTLSRAMENRQEF
- a CDS encoding sensor histidine kinase; this encodes MGNEPEGSAGTDYLHSIVAAVNELKTDSLPIPIALLTTGFKVAQTNSAFLQAFNLSVDPASKGDLFLNLFEDVDLADTCRRAMTTGQPGNRRDSPLLIAGQPERGITYWDWTFAPVRDSKGRFEGLVCSAIETTQRVRAADTLQKSSEGLETAVRQGTESLRRVNLELASEVKQRAAAESELRSLSRRLIQIQEDERRRISQELHDEVGQNLTMLKMVLDTAARQLEGISASSIKEASAQVSRIIAQVRDISMFLHPSILEVLGLEPALRALFERLRAQTGLVVSFNSAFDDTRLNADSRLCAYRTVQEALTNILRYAGVKTASVSLSDEGNDVLLSIADDGIGFDLTVLSAGQTNGLTGMRERVSAVGGKFNITTHPGEGTLIEIVLPNNDSNAGE
- the corA gene encoding magnesium/cobalt transporter CorA gives rise to the protein MTGTQKRSLKAGLEPGTLIHIGERRAEKTRLRLIDYNQNQLFERELESVEEAFPFRDTASVTWINIDGLHDTSLINQLGGHFGLHPLVLEDIVNTEQRPKIEDFESYLFIVLKMLYRDEDGEIVAEQVSLVLGRNYVLSFQEGGGDAFNPVRERLRQNKGTLRKQGADALLYALVDAIVDNYFGVLENFGEVSERIEENLIEEQTSELLGAIKRLKSELLFLRRSAWPLREMVSGLQHSESGLISPNTRLYLRDVHDHAVQVMDSVENQREVLSDMVDIYLSNASNRMNAVMKVLTIISTIFIPLTFIAGIYGMNFDNMPELRWRWGYFGILGVMAFLGLAMVAYFKRKKWF
- a CDS encoding YbaB/EbfC family nucleoid-associated protein, whose product is MDFSKVKQAMELKQQLDKIQKELAKIIVEAERGPVKVTANGQQKLISITINPEAVIPAKTKQLEDNILKTINDAMEKAKKESSKQMAGMMGGMGLPGLG
- a CDS encoding tRNA-binding protein; translated protein: MIDYTDFERVDIRAGRVIAAEPFPEARKPAYRLHLDFGELGVKQSSAQITRRYACEELVGRTLLAVVNFPPRRIAGFVSEVLVLGVVSGDGDVVLVAPDFDVAPGARLL
- a CDS encoding dienelactone hydrolase family protein, which translates into the protein MDEGECLINIPSDRGYLSGDLCLPAKPDGMVIFAHGSGSSRKSSRNRWVAAALRSVGFGTLLFDLLTPGEEAVDRVTAEFRFNIELLTRRLLSATDWVRTHPDYCKLPIGFYGASTGAAAALCAASQRSDTVRAVVSRGGRPDLALRCLPAVRCPTMLIVGSKDTDVIPLNNLALERLNTAKELVIVAGASHLFEEPGKLDEVRSLAASWFLKYLTAASNRC
- a CDS encoding DMT family transporter; its protein translation is MFNNWRSSTRLAAVALVAVTAAWGATFVVVQDAVSKVPVMDFLAVRFCVAAAAMLALRPMALRKMGKEGYIRSVWLGLALGLGYITQTYGLQHTSASVSGFITGMFVVLTPVISWLVLGRKTGPNVWRAVLLATLGLAILSVRGGSAGIGELLTLLCAVLFALHIVGLGEWSSKHDIYGLALLQIAFVGGLCLAAAVPNGLTLPPDAGVWGAVALTALVATAFAFIIQTWAQSLMSPARAAVIMTMEPVFAGFFAVLLAGDQLTLRIILGGMLVLAAMILTEVKPGTSLKRLEI
- a CDS encoding cyclase family protein, which translates into the protein MPVQSNRAESWVDISMILDHEMGVWPGDPNVEITPVRQIRNGAPYNLSSISMSLHSGTHLDAPRHFIETGLSVDRAPLDLLIGPAQVIELTGGEPVTPLMFQKCRIGACKRLILKTNTVGLPAAGKFNRDYRYITPEAGQYLVEKEIGLVGIDSPSIGPIEPDAYDVHRSLLDAGIWILEGLDLSMITPGMYDLICLPMKIRDGDGAPARVVLRRR
- a CDS encoding response regulator; the protein is MIRVLLADDHEIVRQGVAALLNLEPDIQVIGGASGGEQALDMVYKLMPDVLVTDIEMPGYSGIRLCREIRSRGLATKCIVLSMHSAEEYVHGAFRAGAGGYVTKERSVEQLADAIRTVARGKRYLSPHLPIVFSSLPQPC